In a single window of the Deinococcus aetherius genome:
- a CDS encoding PadR family transcriptional regulator translates to MDAQQLKGHLDLLLLAALERGPSYGGQIIADVQAATGGYFSLREGTLYPALHRLEKAGWIEGEFRQLPRGGSLVKVYRLTPGGREELRAQRERYERFSAAVRGVIGGRA, encoded by the coding sequence ATGGACGCTCAGCAGCTCAAAGGCCACCTCGACTTGCTTCTGCTCGCCGCGCTGGAGCGGGGCCCGAGCTACGGCGGGCAGATCATAGCGGACGTGCAGGCGGCGACGGGCGGGTACTTCTCCCTGCGCGAGGGGACGCTCTACCCCGCCCTGCACCGTCTGGAGAAGGCAGGGTGGATCGAGGGGGAATTTCGGCAGCTTCCGCGCGGCGGCAGCCTGGTCAAGGTCTACCGCTTGACGCCGGGGGGACGGGAAGAACTGCGGGCACAGCGCGAACGCTACGAACGGTTCAGCGCCGCCGTGCGCGGTGTGATCGGGGGCAGGGCATGA